From Halanaerobiales bacterium:
TTCTAGAAACTCCATATAGAAAAGTGACTGATGATAATCGAGTAACAGAGCAAATCGATTATTTAACTGCTGATGAAGAAGACCAATATACAATTGCTCAGGCTAACTCAGAATTAGATGAAGATGGTTATATTAAAGATGATATTGTTTTAGCTCGTCATAGAGGAGATATTTTTGAAACTGCTCCAGATGAAGTTGATTATATGGATGTTTCCACCAAGCAGCTTGTTGGAGTTTCAGCAGCTATGATACCATTTTTAGAAAATGATGATGCTAACCGTGCTTTAATGGGAGCAAATATGCAGAGACAGGCTGTACCTTTATTAAAATCAGATGCTCCAATAGTAGGTACTGGTATTGAACATAAAGCTGCTAAAGATTCTGGGGCTGTAATTGTTGCTAAAAATTCTGGAAAAGTTACTAGAGTAACAGCAAGAAGAATAATTGTTAAAACTGATGATGGTGAAATTGATAAATATAAATTAATGAAATTTAAAAGATCCAATCAAGGTAGTTGTATGAATCAGACTCCTTTAGTATCTAAAGGAGAAAAAATAGAAGAAGGACAAATCATTGCAGATGGTCCTTCAACTGAAAGTGGAGAAATGGCACTTGGAAGAAATACACTAATTGCCTTTATGGCCTGGGAAGGTTATAACTATGAGGATGCTATTTTAATTAGTGAAAATCTTGTTAAAGAAGATGCCTTTACTTCAGTCCATATTGAAGAACATGAAGCAGAATCACGCGATACTAAATTAGGACCTGAAGAAATAACCAGAGATATCCCTAATGTTGGTGAAAGCGCTCTAAAAGATCTTGATGAAAGAGGGATTATTAGAGTAGGAGCTGAAGTTTCAGAAGGAGATATTTTAGTTGGAAAAGTTACTCCAAAAGGTGAAACAGAACTTTCTGCTGAAGAAAGACTTTTAAGGGCAATTTTTGGTGAAAAAGCTAGAGAGGTAAGAGATACTTCCCTTAAAGTGCCTCACGGTGAAGAGGGAATAGTTGTTGATGTAAAAGTGTTTTCTCGTGAACAGGGTGATGAACTAAAACCAGGTGTTAACAAATTGGTTAGAGTTTATATAGCAACTAAAAGAAAAATTTCTGTTGGTGACAAAATGGCTGGTAGACACGGTAACAAAGGTGTTATTTCAAGAATTCTTCCAGAAGAAGATATGCCATTTTTACCTAATGGTGAACCAGTAGAAGTTGTTTTAAACCCACTTGGTGTACCTTCAAGAATGAATATTGGGCAGGTTTTAGAAACACATCTTGGTTTAGCAGCTGATGCCCTTGATTTATATATTGAAACTCCTGTTTTCAATGGAGCGACTGAAGAAGAAGTTGAAGAAATGTTGCAAAAAGCAGGATATAATAGAGATGGGAAAGTTGAATTACATGATGGTAGAACCGGTCAGGTTTTTGATAATAGAATAACAGTTGGATATATGTATATTCTCAAATTACATCACCTTGTTGATGATAAAATCCATGCAAGAGCTACTGGTCCTTATTCATTAGTTACCCAGCAACCTCTTGGAGGAAAAGCTCAATTTGGAGGTCAACGTTTTGGTGAGATGGAAGTTTGGGCTCTTGAAGCTTATGGTGCTGCATATACTCTCCAGGAAATGCTTACTGTAAAATCAGATGATGTTGTTGGTAGAGTTAAAGCATATGAATCCATAGTAAAAGGGGAAAATGTACCAGAGCCTGGTGTTCCTGAATCATTTAAGGTTCTTATAAAAGAAATGCAAAGTCTTGCTCTTGATGCTAAGATATTTACTGATGATGAAGAAGAATTACAAATTGTTGAAGAAGAGGAAGATGTAAATGAAACTGCTAAAAAGTTAGGTCTTGATACTGATCTTAAACTAAGAAAAGATAAAAAAGAGAAAGCAGATAATGAATAATTTAAATTATGAAGTTTAAATTATCAAAAATAACTGAAAGAAAGGGGAGAGGCCCTTGCTTAACGTAAATAATTTCGATTCAATGCGGATCGGAGTAGCTTCTCCGGAACAAATTAGAGATTGGTCACGAGGAGAGGTCAAGAAACCAGAAACTATTAATTATAGGAC
This genomic window contains:
- the rpoB gene encoding DNA-directed RNA polymerase subunit beta; its protein translation is MAKKRERYSFSKIEDAKELTHLISTQLDSYQWFLDEGLKEVFEEISPIEDFSENLVLEFVDYHLEDPQISVQACRDKDDTYSAPLQVKVRLINKETGEVKEQEVFMGDFPLMTDKGTFIINGAERVVVNQLIRSSGVYFDDERVKDGRRLINGSIIPNRGAWIEFEYDKKRIISVRVDRTRKMPSTILFRALGYSSDSELIDLLGDHEVIMDTLERDNTESQEEALIELYKKLRPGEPPTVESAQNLIDSLFFDHKRYDLAAVGRYKLNKKLNLDIDPDKKYLDEKDIIETVRYLVRLVNEDPDAYIDDIDHLGNRRLKTVGELLQNQFRIGLSRMERVVKERMTIQDIDVVTPQALINTRPVVASIQEFFGSSQLSQFMDQTNPLAELQHKRRLSALGPGGLSRERAGFDVRDVHHTHYGRICPIETPEGPNIGLIGSMVTYARTNKFGFLETPYRKVTDDNRVTEQIDYLTADEEDQYTIAQANSELDEDGYIKDDIVLARHRGDIFETAPDEVDYMDVSTKQLVGVSAAMIPFLENDDANRALMGANMQRQAVPLLKSDAPIVGTGIEHKAAKDSGAVIVAKNSGKVTRVTARRIIVKTDDGEIDKYKLMKFKRSNQGSCMNQTPLVSKGEKIEEGQIIADGPSTESGEMALGRNTLIAFMAWEGYNYEDAILISENLVKEDAFTSVHIEEHEAESRDTKLGPEEITRDIPNVGESALKDLDERGIIRVGAEVSEGDILVGKVTPKGETELSAEERLLRAIFGEKAREVRDTSLKVPHGEEGIVVDVKVFSREQGDELKPGVNKLVRVYIATKRKISVGDKMAGRHGNKGVISRILPEEDMPFLPNGEPVEVVLNPLGVPSRMNIGQVLETHLGLAADALDLYIETPVFNGATEEEVEEMLQKAGYNRDGKVELHDGRTGQVFDNRITVGYMYILKLHHLVDDKIHARATGPYSLVTQQPLGGKAQFGGQRFGEMEVWALEAYGAAYTLQEMLTVKSDDVVGRVKAYESIVKGENVPEPGVPESFKVLIKEMQSLALDAKIFTDDEEELQIVEEEEDVNETAKKLGLDTDLKLRKDKKEKADNE